One region of Pongo pygmaeus isolate AG05252 chromosome 21, NHGRI_mPonPyg2-v2.0_pri, whole genome shotgun sequence genomic DNA includes:
- the DEFB129 gene encoding beta-defensin 129 translates to MKLLFPVFASLMLQYQVNTEFIGLRRCLMGFGRCRDHCNVDEKEIQKCKMKKCCVGPKVVKLIKNYLQYGIPNVLNEDVQETLKPAKNSSAVIQRKHILSVLPQIKSTSFFANTNFVIIPNATPMNSATISTMTPGQITYTATSTKSNTKESRDSATASPPPAPPPPNILPTPSLELEKAEEQ, encoded by the exons ATGAAGCTCCTTTTTCCTGTCTTTGCCAGCCTCATGCTACAGTACCAGGTGAACACAG AATTTATTGGCTTGAGACGCTGTTTAATGGGTTTTGGGAGATGCAGGGATCACTGCAATGTGGATGAAAAAGAGATACAGAAATGCAAGATGAAAAAATGTTGTGTTGGACCAAAAGTGGTTAAATTGATTAAAAACTACCTGCAATATGGAATACCCAATGTACTTAATGAAGACGTCCAAGAAACGCTAAAACCTGCCAAGAATTCTAGTGCTGTTatacaaagaaaacatattttatctGTTCTCCCCCAAATCAAAAGCACTAGCTTTTTTGCTAATACCAACTTTGTCATCATTCCAAATGCCACCCCTATGAACTCTGCCACCATCAGCACCATGACCCCAGGACAGATCACATACACTGCTACTTCTACCAAGAGCAACACCAAAGAAAgcagagattctgccactgcctccccaccaccagcaccacctcCACCAAACATACTGCCAACACCATCACTGGAGCTAGAGAAAGCAGAAGAGCAGTAA